In Simkaniaceae bacterium, the DNA window AATGACCGCAAAGATAAACGTAGCTAAAAAATGGTGCATAATAACTTGGAGTTAAGGAGCTTTTTTATTATTCGACTCATTTAATTTAGGTGCAACTAAATCAATCCACACAGGCGAGCCCCAAGCGATATGTCCATCCTTTTGAATCACTCTGATATAGTAATAAGCAAAAGGAGATTGACCTTCTATCGGTGGAGTTAATGTGATTTGATCAAATGGAGTAGCATCATCAAAAGTGAGTTCATGGTAATAGGTGTCTTTGGGTTTGAATGAGTGAAGAAGGGACCCATTGCGAATAATTTGAATTTCCTCGAGATCACTTGTCCCGGCAATGCATCCTGAAATATGACGATTATATTGCAATCCGGGTTTATTAACGAGACAGAGCTCGCTTCCCATGCCTGCACCGGCAACAAAAAAGGAGACAACAATCCGAGGGCCGGTGGTCGCGTAACAAGAGCGGTTATAAAGAGCTTGTATGAGCGCTTCACGCGTGTGTTCCGTAGCGACAATTGCGGTAAGGCCCGGAGAATATTGAACTTGATCGCTGCTATAAAAATTCTCATAAACGCCGCGATCATCAAGTCCCCCTGCAACAAATCCAAAGCGCAAATTTTGGTTAAGAGCTTGTCGAATGCTCCCGTCTTTGGTTTCAGTAACATTAGAGTTGGATTTGATAGGACGTAAGTTTCCTTCACTCTCTAAACACTCGGAGGATCCCCAAGCATTATAGATTTCAATGACTCTTTCGAACTCGGGGGTATAGCTCTCAAAATTATAGTGAAGACCTTTTCCCATTGTAAAGCATGGAATTGCAATGAGTTCTTTAGGGGAATGGCTCTTATAGATTTTTTTGATGGAGTTAGATTTGCTGTCGCGTTTACGCAATATGGCTTTATTATCCTTTGCGTAAACGATGTGGCGTACGCCTTCGGAAGGAATACTGCCTGTCCATTGAAATCCTAGCATGGTTATGAATCGCTCATCTTCATTGAAGTCAGCAATTTGGTTTGAGATCATTTTCCAATGTTCATTTTTCGTATTATCTTCGGATTCTGAACTTGAGGAGGCATAAAATTGGAAAGAGTAATCATCGCGGAAATGCCTTAGAGCGGATTCAACAGTGTCCGTCATATTATATTTTTCGGCTTCTCCATGCAAAAGTCCCCAAAAAACTTGATTAGGGGTTTCTTGAAAGCATTTAATCGGAGCAGAAAAATAGAGGTTGCCATTTGAAGTGTTTTTGAGCTTAAACTTATAAATTCCCAGTTCATTAAAATAGAGGTTGGGAAGGGTGATAAAACCGGTTTCGGGGACAAAAAGCTTCCAGCT includes these proteins:
- a CDS encoding DUF3604 domain-containing protein; amino-acid sequence: MRRSICYCEPKVALAGASNTWRFTYIPANSLPAKTKLLFKMDTEGRSIDWEIPQTDLKKGKNVIWMTLPDEKKLSATCVGDSFNPAQYEFTLSSDVEEGEQIVIHMGDPSDAPNPDNGNKAQTYIQRRRAFTLYIDPKGKRDYKESEPFHIDVKGNTLYNIKIIAPSIVSKNQRFDVIVRFEDCYGNLTGNAEPNSLIELSYEQLRDNLSWKLFVPETGFITLPNLYFNELGIYKFKLKNTSNGNLYFSAPIKCFQETPNQVFWGLLHGEAEKYNMTDTVESALRHFRDDYSFQFYASSSSESEDNTKNEHWKMISNQIADFNEDERFITMLGFQWTGSIPSEGVRHIVYAKDNKAILRKRDSKSNSIKKIYKSHSPKELIAIPCFTMGKGLHYNFESYTPEFERVIEIYNAWGSSECLESEGNLRPIKSNSNVTETKDGSIRQALNQNLRFGFVAGGLDDRGVYENFYSSDQVQYSPGLTAIVATEHTREALIQALYNRSCYATTGPRIVVSFFVAGAGMGSELCLVNKPGLQYNRHISGCIAGTSDLEEIQIIRNGSLLHSFKPKDTYYHELTFDDATPFDQITLTPPIEGQSPFAYYYIRVIQKDGHIAWGSPVWIDLVAPKLNESNNKKAP